Proteins encoded by one window of Winogradskyella sp. PG-2:
- a CDS encoding aminotransferase class V-fold PLP-dependent enzyme — MSLPQNHIDFNVKTIRKDFPILQREVNGKPLIYFDNAATSQTPQQVIDLIVDYYSNYNANIHRGVHSLSQEATDAYEQARIKIQKHFNAEHPHEIIYTSGTTHGINLIANGFSSLLKKGDEIIVSALEHHSNIVPWQMLCERTGAILKVIPMNQNGELVLSVFDSILNTYTKLVFVNHISNALGTINPIEYIIKEAHKVGAAVLVDGAQSCPHIKPDVKALDVDFYVCSAHKICGPTGVGMLYGKEEWLKKLPPYQGGGEMIAEVSFEKTTYADLPHKFEAGTPNICGGIAFGAALDYMNSIGFDAIAKYENELLQYATEQLLLIEGLKIYGTAKEKTSVISFNVGNIHPYDIGTILDKMGIAVRTGHHCAQPIMDYFKIPGTIRASFMFYNTKEEIDIFITALKKSVMMLS, encoded by the coding sequence ATGAGTTTACCACAAAATCATATCGATTTTAATGTAAAGACTATAAGAAAAGACTTCCCTATACTTCAACGTGAAGTGAATGGAAAGCCTTTAATCTATTTTGATAACGCAGCAACTTCGCAAACACCTCAACAGGTTATCGATTTAATTGTAGATTACTATAGTAATTACAACGCAAACATTCATAGAGGAGTTCATAGTCTAAGTCAAGAAGCTACAGATGCTTATGAGCAAGCACGCATAAAAATTCAAAAACATTTTAATGCTGAGCATCCTCACGAAATTATATATACCTCTGGAACAACTCATGGTATTAATTTAATAGCAAATGGGTTTTCTTCATTACTAAAAAAAGGTGACGAAATTATAGTCTCTGCATTAGAACACCATAGCAATATTGTGCCTTGGCAAATGTTGTGTGAACGTACTGGAGCTATTTTGAAAGTGATCCCAATGAATCAGAACGGAGAGTTAGTACTTTCTGTATTTGATTCTATTTTAAACACATATACAAAACTCGTTTTTGTTAATCATATCTCAAACGCTTTAGGTACTATAAACCCTATTGAATACATCATAAAAGAAGCGCATAAGGTTGGGGCAGCGGTTTTAGTTGATGGAGCACAATCTTGCCCTCACATAAAACCAGATGTTAAAGCATTAGATGTCGATTTCTATGTATGCTCTGCACATAAAATTTGTGGTCCAACTGGTGTTGGTATGCTTTATGGTAAAGAAGAATGGCTAAAAAAATTGCCACCTTATCAAGGTGGTGGAGAAATGATTGCTGAAGTTTCATTTGAAAAAACAACATACGCAGATTTACCTCATAAATTTGAAGCAGGTACACCTAACATCTGCGGAGGTATTGCTTTCGGTGCTGCATTAGATTATATGAATTCTATTGGTTTTGACGCTATTGCTAAATACGAAAATGAGCTTTTACAGTATGCTACAGAACAACTACTTCTAATTGAAGGTCTTAAAATATATGGAACTGCAAAAGAGAAGACCTCTGTAATTTCTTTTAATGTTGGCAACATTCATCCCTATGATATTGGAACTATTTTAGATAAAATGGGAATTGCCGTTCGTACTGGTCATCATTGTGCACAACCTATTATGGACTATTTTAAAATTCCAGGAACGATTAGAGCATCATTTATGTTTTATAATACCAAAGAAGAAATAGACATATTTATTACTGCATTAAAAAAGTCGGTAATGATGCTTTCTTAG
- a CDS encoding DUF2480 family protein, protein MADEIINRVANSKLKVIDLEDYYPNGNRILFDIKDWLLEGLVLREKEFRVAVSEHDWSQYQDCYIALHCSTDAIVPDWAYMLISIQLQTYSKLTVIGSLEHLESIIYASIISELELSTYKDAPVIIKGCSHKPVPANALVFLSQRLKPIAKSVMFGEACSSVPLYKRK, encoded by the coding sequence ATGGCTGACGAAATTATAAATAGAGTCGCGAATAGTAAGCTAAAGGTTATTGACCTAGAGGATTATTATCCAAATGGTAATCGAATACTTTTTGATATCAAAGACTGGCTGCTTGAAGGCTTGGTTCTCAGAGAAAAAGAGTTTAGAGTTGCTGTTTCTGAACACGATTGGTCGCAATATCAAGATTGTTATATAGCTTTACATTGCTCTACAGATGCCATTGTGCCAGATTGGGCATATATGCTTATATCTATTCAACTCCAAACTTATTCTAAGCTCACTGTTATTGGTTCTTTAGAGCATTTAGAATCTATAATTTATGCTTCAATAATTTCAGAATTAGAACTTTCTACATATAAAGATGCTCCAGTGATTATTAAAGGATGTTCTCATAAGCCGGTCCCTGCAAATGCACTTGTTTTTCTCTCTCAACGTTTAAAACCAATAGCCAAATCTGTAATGTTTGGTGAAGCTTGTTCTTCTGTGCCTCTCTACAAGAGAAAATAA
- a CDS encoding DUF59 domain-containing protein — MSDITIDTNVLGDKIVRVLKTIYDPEIPVDIYELGLIYDVMVNEDYDVKILMTLTTPNCPVAETLPLEVEEKVKSLNDVKDAEVEITFDPPWTQDLMSEEAKLELGML, encoded by the coding sequence ATGAGTGATATAACTATAGATACAAACGTACTAGGCGATAAAATTGTAAGGGTTTTAAAAACTATTTACGATCCAGAAATTCCTGTAGACATATATGAATTAGGATTAATTTATGATGTTATGGTTAATGAAGATTATGATGTAAAAATCTTAATGACATTAACAACACCTAATTGTCCGGTTGCAGAAACTTTACCTTTAGAAGTCGAAGAAAAAGTAAAATCTCTTAACGATGTAAAAGATGCGGAGGTTGAAATTACCTTCGATCCACCTTGGACTCAAGATTTAATGAGCGAAGAAGCGAAGTTAGAATTGGGTATGTTATAA
- a CDS encoding HesB/IscA family protein, which yields MIKVSDTAKKKVVELMTDDGFNPTTDYVRVGVKSGGCSGLSYDLKFDNSKAEEDKVFEDNDVKIIVDKKSFLYLIGTTLEYSGGLNGTGFVFNNPNANRTCGCGESFSL from the coding sequence ATGATAAAAGTTTCTGATACAGCTAAAAAGAAAGTCGTTGAACTAATGACTGATGATGGCTTCAACCCAACAACTGACTACGTTAGAGTTGGAGTAAAAAGTGGTGGATGCTCTGGTTTGTCTTATGACTTAAAATTTGACAACTCAAAAGCTGAAGAAGACAAAGTTTTTGAAGATAATGATGTGAAAATCATAGTTGATAAAAAGAGTTTCTTATACCTAATTGGTACAACATTAGAATATTCTGGTGGATTAAACGGAACAGGTTTCGTTTTCAACAATCCAAATGCCAACCGAACTTGTGGTTGTGGTGAATCATTTTCACTTTAA
- the sufD gene encoding Fe-S cluster assembly protein SufD, whose product MELKEKLVSSFMAFENSVDVDSPIHDIRTEAIKTFETEGFPTKRQEAWKYTSLNSVLKHDYSVFPKHENALEYKDVKKYFIHEIDCYKIIFIDGKYSSHLSQTTHDGIDVCLMSSALSKPKYRLIIENYFNKIAPKDGLSSLNTAFSAEGAYIHIPKNKLAAKPIQIIHFSTGNEAALMLQPRNLVVVDENSHVQIIERHQSLTDNPVLTNSVTEIFANKRAIVDYYKIQNDNENATLVDNTFVNQRQESIAKVHTFSFGGKLIRNNLNFYQNGERIDSTMKGITIIGNKQHVDHNTLVHHIEPNCESHQDYKGIFDDKSTGVFNGKVLVEKEAQKTNAFQANNNILISDKASINTKPQLEIFADDVKCSHGCTIGQLDESAMFYLRSRGIPEKEARALLMFAFSNNVLDSVNIPAIKNRITKIIANKLGVNIGFDL is encoded by the coding sequence ATGGAATTAAAAGAAAAGTTAGTGTCGTCATTTATGGCGTTTGAAAATAGTGTTGATGTCGATTCTCCTATACACGATATTCGTACAGAAGCTATAAAGACTTTTGAAACTGAAGGTTTCCCTACTAAACGACAAGAGGCTTGGAAATACACGTCGTTGAATTCTGTTTTAAAACACGACTACAGCGTTTTTCCAAAACACGAAAATGCTCTAGAGTATAAGGATGTAAAGAAGTATTTTATACATGAAATTGATTGTTATAAAATCATTTTTATTGACGGGAAATATTCTTCTCACCTATCACAAACAACTCATGATGGGATCGATGTTTGCTTAATGTCTTCAGCATTATCAAAGCCAAAATATAGATTGATTATTGAAAACTATTTCAATAAAATTGCACCTAAAGATGGTTTATCATCTTTGAATACAGCGTTTTCTGCTGAAGGTGCATACATTCATATTCCAAAGAATAAGTTGGCTGCGAAACCAATACAAATTATTCATTTTTCTACTGGTAATGAAGCTGCATTAATGTTGCAGCCAAGAAACTTGGTGGTGGTTGATGAGAATTCTCATGTTCAGATTATAGAACGTCATCAAAGCTTAACTGATAATCCTGTTTTAACAAACAGTGTTACTGAAATTTTTGCAAATAAGCGCGCTATTGTAGACTACTATAAGATTCAAAACGATAATGAAAATGCTACGTTAGTTGATAATACGTTTGTAAATCAAAGGCAAGAAAGCATAGCAAAAGTACACACCTTTTCTTTTGGTGGTAAATTAATACGTAATAACCTCAACTTTTATCAAAATGGAGAACGTATCGATTCTACAATGAAAGGTATTACCATCATTGGAAATAAACAACATGTAGATCATAATACTCTAGTTCATCATATTGAGCCAAACTGTGAAAGTCATCAAGATTACAAAGGCATTTTTGATGATAAATCGACTGGTGTTTTTAATGGTAAAGTTTTAGTAGAAAAGGAAGCTCAAAAAACAAATGCATTTCAAGCTAATAATAATATTTTGATTAGCGACAAAGCTAGTATTAATACTAAACCACAGTTAGAGATTTTTGCAGATGATGTAAAATGTTCGCATGGTTGTACCATTGGTCAATTAGATGAAAGTGCAATGTTTTATTTGCGTTCTCGTGGTATTCCAGAAAAAGAAGCAAGAGCTTTGTTAATGTTTGCGTTTAGTAATAACGTTTTAGACTCTGTAAATATTCCTGCAATTAAAAACAGAATTACCAAGATTATTGCCAATAAATTAGGTGTTAATATTGGGTTTGACTTATAA
- a CDS encoding DUF3078 domain-containing protein, with protein MNKKIFFSAFLMLAITFGFSQTKEELETQKAEKQAEADKFQGEANALQAQIDALPGWRTGAFGTIGGSLSNFKNWYAQGAPNNASGNIGITVNAFANKLEEKYFWRNSLTANLNWVKLDNKDTDLDSDDFNPTTDVFNLSSLYGYKLSDKWAVSALGEYRTTLLDNFNDPGFLDLGVGATWTPLENLIVVIHPLNYNFVFAKNDAAFESSAGAKIVADYTRSIGAINFKTNFSTFQSYNSSDLSNWTWTNSFSYTLWKMIGVGFDFALRSNQQEAANFQGVDLADADNKVQTYYTLGLSYAF; from the coding sequence ATGAACAAAAAAATATTTTTTTCAGCATTCTTAATGCTTGCAATTACATTTGGGTTTTCTCAAACTAAAGAAGAATTAGAAACTCAAAAAGCAGAAAAACAAGCAGAAGCTGATAAGTTTCAAGGAGAAGCAAACGCATTACAAGCACAAATCGATGCGTTACCAGGGTGGAGAACTGGTGCTTTTGGTACTATTGGTGGAAGTTTATCTAACTTTAAGAATTGGTACGCTCAAGGAGCACCAAACAATGCTTCTGGTAATATAGGTATTACAGTTAATGCTTTTGCTAACAAGCTTGAAGAAAAATACTTCTGGAGAAATTCTTTAACTGCAAATTTAAATTGGGTAAAATTAGATAACAAGGATACCGATTTAGATAGTGATGATTTTAACCCAACTACAGATGTATTTAATTTATCTTCTCTTTATGGATATAAACTTAGTGATAAATGGGCTGTATCTGCTTTAGGAGAATACAGAACAACATTATTAGATAATTTTAATGACCCTGGATTTTTAGATCTTGGTGTTGGTGCAACATGGACTCCACTAGAAAATTTAATTGTAGTGATTCACCCATTAAACTACAACTTTGTGTTCGCTAAGAACGATGCGGCTTTCGAATCTTCTGCTGGTGCAAAAATTGTTGCAGACTATACAAGATCTATTGGAGCAATTAACTTTAAAACAAATTTCTCTACTTTCCAAAGCTATAATTCAAGTGACTTATCTAACTGGACATGGACAAACTCATTTAGCTATACACTATGGAAAATGATTGGTGTAGGTTTTGATTTTGCATTAAGAAGCAATCAACAAGAAGCTGCAAACTTTCAGGGTGTAGATTTAGCAGATGCTGATAATAAAGTGCAGACCTATTATACTTTAGGATTAAGCTACGCTTTCTAA
- the sufC gene encoding Fe-S cluster assembly ATPase SufC produces the protein MLKINNLHASVEDKGILKGINLEVKAGEVHAIMGPNGSGKSTLASVIAGKEEYEVTEGNILLNNEDIEELAAEERAHKGVFLSFQYPVEIPGVSVTNFMKTAINETRKAKGLEDMPANEMLKLIREKSEMLEIDRKFLSRSLNEGFSGGEKKRNEIFQMAMLEPKLAILDETDSGLDIDALRIVANGVNKLKSKDNAVIVITHYQRLLDYIVPDYVHVLHNGKIVKSGTAELAHELEAKGYDWIKEEVNA, from the coding sequence ATGTTAAAAATAAATAACTTACACGCAAGTGTAGAAGATAAAGGGATTCTAAAAGGAATTAATCTAGAGGTTAAAGCTGGAGAAGTACATGCTATAATGGGACCTAATGGTTCTGGTAAAAGTACATTAGCTTCAGTAATTGCTGGTAAAGAAGAATATGAAGTTACTGAAGGTAATATTCTTCTTAACAATGAAGATATCGAAGAATTAGCGGCAGAGGAACGTGCTCATAAAGGTGTGTTTTTATCATTTCAATATCCTGTAGAAATTCCTGGAGTTAGTGTGACTAACTTTATGAAAACTGCTATTAACGAAACTCGTAAAGCCAAGGGTTTAGAAGATATGCCAGCTAATGAAATGCTGAAGTTAATTCGCGAGAAATCTGAAATGTTAGAGATTGACCGCAAATTCTTATCACGTTCTTTAAATGAAGGATTTTCTGGAGGAGAGAAGAAACGAAATGAAATTTTTCAGATGGCTATGTTAGAGCCAAAACTGGCCATCTTAGATGAAACAGATTCTGGTTTAGATATCGATGCTCTTCGTATTGTAGCTAATGGAGTTAATAAATTAAAATCTAAGGATAATGCTGTGATTGTTATTACGCATTATCAACGTTTATTAGATTATATAGTGCCTGATTATGTTCATGTTTTACACAATGGTAAAATTGTGAAATCAGGAACTGCAGAATTAGCTCATGAATTAGAAGCTAAAGGCTACGATTGGATTAAGGAAGAAGTAAACGCTTAA
- a CDS encoding SufE family protein, giving the protein MTIEAVQNDIIDEFSMFEDWEERYQYMIDLGKTLPLIEDQYKTDDNIIKGCQSKVWVHANMQDNKVNFTADSDAIITKGIIAILIRAFSNQHPNDIIEANTDFIDKIGLKEHLSPTRANGLVSMIKQIKLYAIAYQTQLN; this is encoded by the coding sequence ATGACTATTGAAGCGGTACAAAATGATATAATTGATGAGTTTTCTATGTTTGAAGATTGGGAGGAACGCTATCAATACATGATTGATTTAGGGAAAACGTTGCCCTTAATAGAAGATCAATATAAAACAGACGATAATATTATTAAAGGATGTCAAAGTAAAGTTTGGGTTCATGCAAATATGCAAGACAACAAAGTGAATTTTACTGCAGATAGTGATGCCATTATCACTAAAGGAATTATTGCCATATTAATTAGAGCATTTTCTAATCAACATCCGAATGATATCATAGAAGCCAATACAGATTTTATTGATAAAATTGGATTAAAAGAACATTTATCACCTACTAGAGCTAATGGACTAGTAAGTATGATAAAACAAATAAAATTATATGCCATTGCATACCAAACTCAATTGAACTAA
- a CDS encoding choice-of-anchor B family protein translates to MKFNALNKALLICISVLLVCSCNDERLPEANTDIDGDTVLNAFDNCPNNTNLDQLDSDNDGEGNACDSDDDNDGILDENDNCPLVPNPNQEDGDNDGIGDVCDDNTIVPQFPCVNGFANGYPCDGFDLMSEIPIEILGGPGAEGNDSWGWTDPETGNEYALIGATTSAAFVDITDSSDPIFLGRLPTATENSLWRDIKVYNNHAFIVSEADGHGMQVFDLTRLRNVANPPETFTADATYNGFGSAHNIVINENSGFAYAVGSDTFNGGPHFVNIQNPTNPVAAGGYADDAYSHDAQVVTYNGPDLDHTGKEILIGSNEDQVVIVDVTDKNAPVRISTIDYSNIGYTHQGWFTENMEYFLLGDEVDEIDFGVNSRTIVFDFIDLDNPVFHMEYLGPTGAIDHNGYVVGNTFYIANYTAGIRAVDISSIGSGTMIETGSFDTYIPDNSTSFHGAWNIYPFFESGNIIVSDIEGGMLIIKLSND, encoded by the coding sequence ATGAAGTTCAATGCCCTAAACAAAGCACTTCTCATTTGCATATCTGTTCTTTTAGTTTGTAGCTGTAACGACGAACGCCTTCCTGAAGCTAACACAGATATAGATGGTGATACTGTTTTAAATGCTTTTGACAATTGTCCTAATAACACCAACCTTGATCAATTAGATTCCGATAATGATGGTGAAGGAAATGCTTGTGATTCTGATGATGATAATGATGGTATTTTAGACGAGAATGATAATTGTCCATTAGTTCCAAACCCAAATCAAGAAGATGGAGATAATGATGGCATAGGTGATGTTTGTGATGACAATACTATCGTTCCTCAATTTCCTTGTGTTAATGGTTTTGCTAATGGTTACCCTTGTGATGGTTTCGATTTAATGAGTGAAATTCCTATTGAGATACTTGGCGGTCCTGGTGCAGAAGGTAATGATTCATGGGGCTGGACAGATCCTGAAACAGGAAATGAGTATGCCTTAATCGGAGCAACAACAAGTGCTGCATTTGTGGATATAACTGATTCTTCAGATCCAATCTTTTTAGGTAGACTGCCAACAGCTACCGAAAATAGTTTGTGGAGAGACATTAAAGTTTACAATAATCACGCCTTTATAGTAAGTGAGGCTGATGGTCATGGCATGCAAGTCTTTGACTTAACAAGATTAAGAAACGTCGCTAACCCACCTGAAACCTTTACTGCAGATGCTACCTATAATGGTTTTGGGAGTGCTCATAATATTGTTATTAATGAAAACAGTGGCTTTGCCTATGCTGTTGGATCTGACACCTTTAATGGTGGGCCTCATTTTGTAAATATTCAAAACCCAACCAATCCAGTTGCAGCTGGTGGTTATGCTGATGATGCTTATTCTCATGATGCTCAAGTAGTAACTTACAATGGACCAGATTTAGATCATACTGGTAAAGAAATCCTAATCGGTAGTAACGAAGACCAAGTAGTTATTGTAGATGTTACTGACAAAAATGCTCCTGTTCGAATTTCTACAATAGATTACAGTAATATTGGGTATACACACCAAGGTTGGTTTACAGAGAACATGGAGTACTTTTTACTTGGTGATGAAGTAGATGAAATTGATTTTGGAGTGAATTCAAGAACAATTGTTTTCGATTTTATCGATTTAGACAACCCTGTTTTCCATATGGAATATCTTGGACCAACTGGTGCTATTGATCATAATGGATACGTTGTGGGTAACACATTTTATATCGCAAATTACACTGCTGGAATTCGCGCTGTAGATATTTCTAGTATTGGTTCAGGAACTATGATAGAGACTGGTTCTTTTGATACATACATTCCAGATAATAGTACTAGTTTTCATGGTGCTTGGAATATTTATCCCTTTTTTGAAAGCGGAAATATCATTGTTAGTGATATAGAAGGTGGAATGCTGATTATTAAACTAAGTAATGATTAG
- the sufB gene encoding Fe-S cluster assembly protein SufB produces the protein MSKYTEDDLREELKTKEYEYGFFTDIESETFPVGLNEDIVRAISKKKEEPEWMTEWRLDAFKVWKEMAEPDWANVNYEKPDFQSIAYYSAPVAVDPNKTLDDVDPDLLAMYKKLGISVDEQKKMNNIAMDIVVDSVSVATTFKKTLAEKGIIFMPISEAIQEHPELVKKYIGTIVPTKDNFYAALNSAVFSDGSFCYIPKGVKCPMELSTYFRINQGGTGQFERTLVIADEGSYVSYLEGCTAPSRDENQLHAAVVELIARDDAEIKYSTVQNWYPGNTEGKGGVYNFVTKRGLCEKNAKISWTQVETGSAVTWKYPSCILKGDNSVGEFYSIAVTNNYQQADTGTKMIHLGKSTKSTIISKGISAGKSQNSYRGLVQINSRADNARNFSQCDSLLMGNECGAHTFPYIEAKNKSAQIEHEATTSKIGEDQIFYCNQRGIDTEKAIALIVNGFSKEVLNKLPMEFAVEAQKLLEISLEGSVG, from the coding sequence ATGTCAAAATATACTGAAGACGATTTAAGGGAAGAATTAAAAACCAAAGAATACGAATACGGTTTTTTTACAGATATAGAATCTGAGACTTTTCCTGTTGGATTAAATGAAGATATCGTTAGAGCTATTTCTAAGAAAAAAGAAGAGCCCGAATGGATGACGGAATGGAGATTAGATGCCTTTAAGGTCTGGAAAGAAATGGCTGAACCAGATTGGGCAAATGTAAATTACGAAAAACCAGATTTTCAATCTATAGCTTATTATTCAGCACCTGTTGCAGTTGATCCAAACAAAACATTGGACGATGTAGATCCAGATTTATTAGCCATGTATAAGAAATTAGGAATTTCTGTAGATGAGCAAAAGAAGATGAACAATATTGCTATGGATATTGTTGTAGATTCTGTTTCTGTTGCAACTACGTTCAAAAAAACATTAGCTGAAAAGGGTATTATTTTTATGCCTATTTCTGAAGCTATACAGGAACATCCAGAATTAGTAAAAAAATATATTGGCACAATTGTACCCACAAAAGACAACTTCTATGCAGCTTTAAACTCTGCGGTATTTAGTGATGGTTCATTCTGTTACATTCCAAAAGGTGTAAAATGCCCAATGGAATTATCAACTTACTTTAGAATTAATCAAGGTGGTACTGGTCAGTTTGAAAGAACTTTAGTAATTGCTGATGAAGGAAGTTATGTCTCTTATCTAGAAGGTTGTACAGCACCAAGTCGAGATGAAAATCAATTACACGCGGCTGTTGTTGAATTAATTGCTCGAGATGATGCTGAAATAAAATATTCAACCGTACAAAACTGGTATCCTGGTAATACAGAAGGTAAAGGTGGTGTCTATAATTTCGTTACAAAAAGAGGGCTTTGTGAAAAAAACGCAAAAATATCTTGGACACAAGTTGAGACGGGTTCTGCCGTAACATGGAAATACCCAAGTTGTATTTTAAAAGGTGATAATTCAGTTGGTGAATTTTATTCAATTGCTGTTACCAATAATTATCAGCAAGCCGATACTGGCACAAAAATGATTCACTTAGGTAAGAGTACAAAATCAACTATTATTTCTAAAGGAATTTCAGCTGGTAAATCTCAAAACTCATATCGTGGATTAGTGCAAATTAATTCGCGTGCAGACAATGCTCGTAACTTTTCACAATGTGATAGTTTACTAATGGGTAATGAATGTGGAGCACATACCTTCCCTTACATTGAAGCTAAAAATAAATCAGCACAAATAGAACACGAAGCTACAACAAGTAAAATTGGTGAAGATCAGATCTTCTATTGCAATCAAAGAGGTATAGATACCGAAAAAGCAATTGCCCTTATAGTTAATGGATTTAGCAAAGAAGTCCTAAACAAATTACCAATGGAATTTGCTGTAGAGGCTCAAAAACTATTAGAAATTAGCCTTGAAGGTTCTGTCGGATAA
- the hflX gene encoding GTPase HflX yields the protein MIEKKDIALEKVVLIGVITQDQNEETSTEYLDELEFLTYTAGGEVVKRYTQKMAMPNPKTFIGTGKMEDVRHYVEGNKVGTVIFDDELSPAQERNISKILNCKILDRTNLILDIFAQRAQTSYARTQVELAQCEYLLPRLKGMWTHLERQKGGIGMRGPGETEIETDRRIVRDKISLLKSKIKTIDKQMAVQRGNRGKMVRVALVGYTNVGKSTLMNVISKSKVFAENKLFATLDTTVRKVVIGNLPFLVSDTVGFIRKLPTQLVESFKSTLDEVREADLLLHVVDISHSNFEEHIDSVNQILDEIESKDKPTIMVFNKIDAYEPEPFDEEDLIVERTKANYSIEEWKNTWMARVGDNALFISALNKENLDEFRKRVYKEVREIHVTRFPYNHFLYPDVEDIQ from the coding sequence ATGATAGAGAAAAAAGATATAGCACTAGAAAAAGTAGTTTTAATAGGTGTTATTACACAAGATCAAAATGAAGAAACATCTACAGAATATTTAGATGAACTAGAGTTCTTAACTTACACAGCAGGAGGGGAAGTTGTAAAACGTTATACCCAAAAAATGGCGATGCCTAATCCTAAAACATTTATAGGAACAGGTAAGATGGAGGATGTTAGACATTATGTAGAGGGAAATAAAGTAGGAACTGTAATTTTTGATGATGAATTATCACCCGCACAAGAACGTAATATTAGTAAAATACTTAACTGTAAGATATTAGATAGAACCAACCTAATCCTAGATATTTTTGCCCAACGTGCTCAAACAAGTTATGCTAGAACTCAAGTAGAATTAGCTCAATGCGAATATTTATTACCAAGACTAAAAGGAATGTGGACTCACTTAGAAAGGCAAAAAGGTGGTATTGGTATGCGTGGACCTGGTGAAACTGAAATTGAAACGGATAGACGAATTGTACGTGATAAAATATCATTACTTAAGTCAAAGATTAAAACGATTGACAAACAAATGGCTGTACAGCGTGGTAATCGAGGCAAAATGGTACGCGTTGCTTTAGTTGGATATACCAATGTTGGTAAATCTACATTAATGAATGTGATTAGTAAGAGTAAGGTATTTGCTGAAAACAAGCTTTTTGCAACATTAGATACTACAGTAAGAAAAGTTGTAATAGGTAATTTACCTTTTTTAGTAAGTGATACTGTTGGGTTTATAAGAAAGCTTCCAACGCAATTAGTAGAATCTTTTAAGAGTACTCTTGATGAGGTAAGAGAGGCAGATTTATTGTTGCATGTTGTGGATATATCACATTCTAATTTTGAAGAGCATATCGATTCTGTAAATCAAATTTTAGATGAGATTGAAAGTAAAGATAAGCCAACCATAATGGTGTTTAATAAGATTGATGCTTATGAACCAGAACCTTTTGATGAAGAAGATTTAATAGTTGAAAGAACTAAAGCCAATTATAGTATTGAAGAATGGAAAAATACGTGGATGGCTAGAGTTGGTGATAATGCGTTATTTATATCTGCATTAAATAAAGAAAATTTAGACGAGTTTAGAAAACGTGTTTATAAAGAAGTTAGAGAAATCCATGTCACACGTTTTCCTTACAATCACTTTTTATATCCAGATGTTGAGGATATACAATAA